From Haloglomus litoreum, the proteins below share one genomic window:
- a CDS encoding serine hydrolase domain-containing protein — MWAPIRTSTLLLVLLSVVLAQVAAPAAAAGPATQPAPPELTVADLEPFVDGLVTSQLETHHIPGATVAVVKDGELLFAKGYGHADVANDVPVRANRTLFRVGSVSKLVTYTTVMQGVESGDLDLDADVNSYLDDSPVEVPATYDEPVTLRHLGTHTAGFEDVYEGLFLYDQSAVQPLGEALTDTRPARVRPPGELAAYSNWGAALAGHVVAERADTPFDEYVEASVLDPLGMDRSTFRQPVPGDLADDLAIGYRYRDGAFVAGRFEYVGTPPAGSMSATATDMGRFMLAHLGEGSFDGGRILEPATVRQMHSRQFTHDDRLNGMAYGFVEQDRNGVRAIGHGGATELFYTQLLLLPGEEVGVFVSYNAPGGGAAGNAFLEAFLDRYYPGESPSAVSPSAGAADRTAALAGEFRATRVPYTSWWKFAAMAQTVEVVPLADGELLLRSAAATQFGFGATRWVELEPNVYREVDGDGLLVFRDSDDGMVLFLDRNPAAAFQQLPVHETAGTTLVVALGSLALFSLSVLGWGLLAAYRWRIDQPPWSRRTWAARGLVGLLVVLLLVLLAALNVAASAPFAVMAGEHPFVDAALAVPYLVVPVVLAIVGIAALAWRQSEWGLGTRVHYTGLALAGLVVLWELSYWNFLPV, encoded by the coding sequence ATGTGGGCTCCTATCCGTACCTCCACGCTGCTCCTCGTATTGCTCTCGGTCGTGCTGGCGCAGGTCGCTGCCCCGGCCGCGGCTGCCGGCCCGGCCACACAGCCGGCGCCGCCCGAACTCACCGTGGCCGACCTCGAACCGTTCGTGGACGGGCTGGTGACCAGTCAGCTGGAGACGCATCACATCCCCGGCGCGACGGTGGCGGTCGTGAAGGACGGCGAACTGCTGTTCGCGAAGGGGTACGGTCACGCCGACGTGGCCAACGACGTCCCGGTCCGTGCGAACCGGACGCTGTTCCGGGTCGGGTCGGTCTCGAAGCTCGTCACGTACACGACCGTGATGCAGGGGGTCGAGTCGGGCGACCTGGACCTCGATGCCGACGTGAACAGCTACCTCGACGATTCGCCGGTCGAGGTCCCGGCCACCTACGACGAGCCGGTGACGCTCCGGCACCTCGGCACCCACACCGCCGGCTTCGAGGACGTCTACGAGGGGCTGTTCCTGTACGACCAGTCGGCCGTGCAGCCGCTCGGGGAGGCCCTCACCGATACCCGTCCCGCCCGTGTCCGCCCGCCGGGTGAGCTGGCGGCCTACTCGAACTGGGGGGCGGCCCTGGCCGGCCACGTCGTCGCCGAGCGGGCCGACACGCCGTTCGACGAGTACGTCGAGGCGAGCGTCCTCGATCCGCTCGGGATGGACCGCTCGACGTTCCGCCAGCCCGTCCCCGGGGACCTGGCCGACGACCTCGCGATCGGCTACCGGTACCGTGACGGCGCGTTCGTGGCCGGCCGGTTCGAGTACGTCGGGACGCCGCCCGCCGGCTCGATGAGCGCCACCGCGACCGACATGGGCCGGTTCATGCTCGCGCACCTCGGCGAGGGGAGCTTCGACGGCGGGCGCATCCTGGAGCCGGCGACCGTCCGTCAGATGCACAGCCGGCAGTTCACGCACGACGACCGACTGAACGGGATGGCCTACGGCTTCGTCGAGCAGGACCGCAACGGCGTCCGCGCGATCGGCCACGGCGGCGCGACCGAACTGTTCTACACCCAGTTGCTGTTGCTCCCCGGGGAGGAGGTCGGCGTGTTCGTCTCGTACAACGCGCCCGGCGGCGGGGCGGCCGGCAACGCGTTCCTCGAGGCGTTCCTCGACCGCTACTACCCCGGCGAGTCGCCGTCCGCGGTCTCGCCGTCGGCCGGCGCCGCCGACCGCACCGCCGCGCTGGCGGGCGAGTTCCGCGCGACCCGCGTGCCGTACACGTCGTGGTGGAAGTTCGCCGCGATGGCCCAGACCGTCGAGGTCGTCCCGCTCGCCGACGGTGAACTGCTCCTCCGGTCGGCGGCTGCCACACAGTTCGGTTTCGGTGCGACCCGCTGGGTCGAACTCGAGCCGAACGTCTACCGCGAGGTCGACGGCGACGGCCTGCTGGTCTTCCGTGACTCCGACGACGGGATGGTCCTGTTCCTCGACCGCAACCCCGCGGCGGCGTTCCAGCAGCTCCCCGTCCACGAGACCGCCGGGACGACGCTGGTCGTGGCCCTCGGGAGTCTCGCGCTGTTCTCGCTGTCGGTGCTCGGCTGGGGCCTGCTCGCGGCCTACCGCTGGCGCATCGACCAGCCACCGTGGTCACGCCGGACGTGGGCCGCCCGGGGCCTCGTCGGCCTCCTGGTCGTCCTGTTGCTGGTGCTGCTCGCGGCCCTGAACGTCGCCGCGAGCGCTCCGTTCGCCGTGATGGCGGGCGAGCATCCGTTCGTCGACGCCGCGCTCGCGGTCCCGTACCTGGT
- a CDS encoding universal stress protein yields MSDDDPAPLAADSTSDQDLDIREPPRVLIPVEVLEGRAISEPLVEFLAPASIVLLGYHVLPEQTPTEQASMQFEERARTAIEDIADAFRGVGRGVETRVAFTHDRDQTVERVAAEVGATATLLPNPTGAIEDVVVPIRGAVDVGRLADLVATLLAGRAGAVTLWGLDTGGEFDADAAVERARQTLLDRGLPAEQIDTEHSDSDAPVRDIVDRSDEFDIIVMGAGGPSLLSSLLGDATERVAEGAVAPVLVVRKRPDPPERTE; encoded by the coding sequence ATGTCCGACGACGATCCCGCGCCGCTGGCCGCCGACAGCACGTCCGACCAGGACCTCGACATCCGGGAACCGCCGCGGGTCCTCATCCCGGTCGAGGTTCTGGAGGGCAGGGCCATCTCCGAGCCGCTCGTCGAGTTCCTCGCGCCCGCCTCCATCGTCCTGCTGGGGTATCACGTCCTGCCCGAGCAGACACCGACCGAGCAGGCGAGCATGCAGTTCGAGGAGCGGGCCCGGACCGCGATCGAGGACATCGCGGACGCCTTCCGTGGCGTCGGCCGCGGGGTGGAGACCCGCGTCGCGTTCACCCACGACCGCGACCAGACGGTCGAGCGGGTGGCCGCCGAGGTCGGCGCCACCGCCACCCTCCTCCCGAACCCGACGGGGGCGATCGAGGACGTGGTCGTCCCCATCCGTGGCGCGGTCGACGTCGGCCGCCTCGCGGACCTCGTCGCGACGTTGCTGGCCGGCCGTGCCGGTGCGGTGACGCTCTGGGGACTGGACACCGGCGGCGAGTTCGACGCGGACGCGGCCGTCGAGCGGGCCAGGCAGACGCTGCTCGACAGAGGGCTCCCGGCGGAACAGATCGACACGGAGCACTCCGACTCCGACGCCCCGGTCCGGGACATCGTCGACCGGTCCGACGAGTTCGACATCATCGTGATGGGTGCCGGCGGCCCCTCGCTGCTGTCGTCCCTGCTCGGCGACGCGACCGAGCGCGTCGCGGAGGGGGCGGTGGCGCCCGTCCTCGTCGTCCGGAAGCGTCCCGACCCCCCGGAGAGGACCGAGTGA